The genomic region TTACTTCAATTTTTCGATATGCCAATCCTTTGTAGTCCAAGATCAGCCTTACTTTTTCAGCGTAGTGGGAAATCTCAAATTGGTATAACTCGATCATGATGTTTCTCCTAGCTACTTTTTGGCTGTCTTCCAACCAAGTTTAATCTACTTTAGCCATTTGCTATTATTCATTTATTTTTTTATCATAACGAATCCCTTATCCTTATGAAAAAGCAAAAACCCCCAGTTTGGATATGGGGGTTTTTGCTCAAATAATGAAGGTAAAGAAAGTAGTTGATTATGCACTTTGACGGGTTAACAAACCCCATAGGAAAATTAGAACCATAGCACCGATGATGGCAAAAGCAATACTAGGAATTGTTAATGCTCCTGCTGTCGCTCCTCCCGCTGTTCCCAAAAAGAGGTTGCCTAACCAACCACCTACTAAAGCACCTAAAATTCCCAAACCGATCGTCGCGAAAATACCGCCGCCTTGATGACCGGGATAGATAGCCTTAGCAATTGCACCGGCAATTAAACCTAAAAGAAGCCAAGCTAAAATACCCATTGTTTTTCTCCTTGTTTTTTACGTTTTTTTCTAGTGATTTCATAATATCAAGTTAAATCAATGGTTACCCTCTATCACAGGGAATATCCATAGGGCATACTTTTGAACGCGAGCGTTTCTTATTTTTATTTGAAAAGTTAATTTTCCTTTTAAACTTTTATGGCTTATATATTTAGTTAATCTAACCGAAATGTTAGCTTGGTTATTTGATGGAAATTCTCAGTTGTTAAATTACTTTCGATATATAACATAAGTTATACAATATCTTACCCGTTAGTATTTTTATGAGATGTCGTTCATAAACATTAGGTTATTACATCAATCTTTTGATAGAGTAATTTATTTGAAGTTAAGCTTTCAGGCTGTATTTTTTTGGGGTAATCGAGGAAGTTGCTAGTTACTAGTTTTGAGCAATGTTTTTGGCTATAGTGCAGCATGGTAGAAATGGAGCAGATTCCAGTTACGTGAAATATGGGATAGAAACCAAGTTTCTTCAAAAAACTGGGTTCTGATAGCAGGTAGGTGTACCTAATTCACTTGGAAAGCGCTGTAACTCACCAGTGTCATTCTTCCTCTCCCTATCTCCTTACCCATACAGCTAACCCCGCAGGCTTCACCGATCGTACTGATGGGAAATTTTGGCTGCTAAAATTAGAGATTTTCACCTAAAATCATCAATTATCACGCGCCCTACTCGATGTAACTAGCAACTGAGTTAATACCGATCGAAGTTAACTCAGCTTCTCCTTTTACCCGTCAGAACGCAAGTAATTCCCAAGGAAATTCAGATGAATACTGAAAATATCAGCCAAAGTTACCCACAACTATTGCTATTTCCCGTTGTCACGCACTGGAAAACGCAAACCTTGCAGTATTCTCAATCAAGCTTAAGAAAACCGCTTGACTCAGACCTTGCACCAGCGCTATCACCTTAGTTTCTTGCAAATAGCTAAACCTGAAAGCCTAGATTTTTCGTAAAGAAACCCGGTTTTTCAGGTCTTGTTGAGAATGGTGAAAGATCTGAGTTGATGAACTGCGAGTGAGAGACTTTGGCGTTTCGCGATCGGTAATCCAGCAAATTCCAGTTACCTGAAACCACATTTACCTGGTCTACAGTCAGCTAAAAAAATCTCCTCTGCCTGAAATTGAGAAAATACCTTTATTAATTCTGACTTTTACTATATTAAATAAATAAGTTAAATTATATAATGACTGACTTTTTAAAGCTTAACATTTATGATTAAGGAAATCGGTGCTAAATTAGCGCGTACCATAACTATTTGAAAATTATTTAATAATTGATTAATTTGTAAGGAACCAAAGGAATATAAATATCTATGTTAATAAATTATTTATCCCGAGCGAGCGGAAAAATTCTCAAAAAATTACCATTACAAACAATCATAATTATCGCGTTTGTTTTACAAATTTGCGTAACTGTCAGTTTGGTTGGTTATCTTTCATTTTACAACGGAAAGCAAGCTGTCAACGATGTAACGCATCAGCTACGCAGCGAGATAACAGCCCGCATTCAAGCCGAATTCCGTAACTTTTTACAAATTGCTAATTTGCTCAATAAAATCAACCTAAAAGCTATGGAAAGCGGCGTTTTAAAGCCAGAAAATCAGGGATTTTTAGAGCAGTATTTTTTAAGCCAAATTAAAGAAATACCTGAAATCAATAGGATCGCATTTGCCAACCAAAAAGGAGAAGTAGTTGCGGTGGCAAGGGATAAAAGCGGACAACTGCTTATTCAAGTTGCTAATCAACAAACTGAAGGTAATTATCAAATATATGGTGTAGATAAGCAAGGCAATAGAACTACTCTTATCAAGAGCATTCCTAAATACGACGTTCGCACTCGTCCTTGGTATAAAGCTGCTGTCAAAGCAGGTAAAGCGACTTGGACTGATATTCATTATTCTGTTTCTCAGGAAACCTTGGGTATTACCGCTACCCAACCCGTATATGACAGAACGGGAAAATTTTTAGGAGTTCTCGGCACGCAATTTACCAATTTGTCTCAAATTAGCAAATTTTTACAAAATGTCAAAGTTGGCATTAACGGACAAACATTTATTATCGAACGCACTGGGTTATTGGTAGGAAGTTCTACAAACGAACAATTATGGAAAAATACTGACGATCGCGCACTAGGGCAACGCCAAACAGCTTTTAACAAAAATAATCCTTTAATGGTAGCAATTGGAGACAATTTACGCAAAAAATTTGGTAGTTTAGCTCGGATCGACAGTAACCAAAAACTCGATTTTACCTATGAAGGTAAGCGAATATTTGTTCAAATAGCGCCTTTGAAAGAGCTACGGGGCATAGATTGGTTGCTCGTGGTTGTGGTGAGAGAATCGGATTTCATGGCACGTATCGATGCCAATACTCAAAAAACCGTTTTGTTATGTATTTTAGCAACCTTCGTATCTACTTTTATCGGTATAAAACTTGCTGCGTGGGTGACTAAACCAATTCACCAGCTAAATGCAGCTGCTAGGGGAATTGCGATCGGTGAATGGGATAAAACTGTAGAGATCGAGCGCTTTGATGAAGTCGGACAATTAGCTAAATCATTTAATCAAATGGCAGGGCAGTTGAAAATTTTGTTTGCCCAAATGCAAGAATTAAATGAAGCATTATTTGCTAGCGAACGGCGATTAGAACAATTTTTAGTAGCGTTACCCGTAGGAGTGGCAGTAATTGAAAAAAATGGAACGATTTCTTATGCCAATCAGATGGCAAAAGATTTGTTTAACGATCGCAATATTTTGCATACGACTCCTGAAAATAGAGCTAATATTTATCAGCTTTATTTAGGGGGAAGCGATCGCCTTTATCCTAGCGACAGATTGCCATCAGTGCGGGCGTTGAACGGAGAAACGGTGATAGTTGATGATGTGGAGATTCATCGAGACGGACGGGTGATTTGTCTGGAAATGCGAACGATACCCGTGTTCGATCCGCAGGGAAATGTGGCTTACGCGATCGCTGCTTTTCACGATATCACCGATCGCAAACAAGCAGAAGCTCAACGCCAACAAGCAGAAAAAGCACTGATCGAAAGCGAAAAACGCTATGCAAACTTAGCAAATGCGGCACCTGTCGGGATTTTTCGCACCGATATTGAGGGTTGTTGCTTGTACGGAAACGATCGCAGTTTTGAAATGATCGGACTTGAGCGATCGGAATCTATGGGACAGGGTTGGACTAAAAGCTTACACCCGGACGATCGCGATCGAGCGCTGGCTGCTTGGTTTGATTTAGTTCGCAAAGGCATTCCCTTTAACTGCGAGTACCGATTCGTGCGATCGGACTACACTACTATCTGGGTATTCGGGCAAGCTATTCCCGAAAAAGATGCTAATGGTAACATTATCGGCTATATCGGTACGATTACCGACATTACCGATCGCAAACTAGTAGAAACAGCGCTAAAAACATCAAGATCGAGACTGAAAGATGTACTGGAAAATGCGGCTGTTCTAATTATCAGTCTGCGGCTTTATGAAGATATGACATGGGAATACGAATATATTTCTCCACGTTCGGAAGCAATCTTAGGCTTTCGACCAGAAGAGTTTTTAGCAAACCCCAACCTTTGGTCAGAGCGGTTAAAACCAGAAGATTTTGCCTATAAAATGATGCCTTTGGAAAGAATGCTGACCGAAAATTACTTAGAGTTTGAATATCGATTTCGTCATAAAAATGGCAAGATAATTTGGTTAAATGAAACTTTGATCAGAAGAAAGTCTCCCGATGGTAACTATTGGTTAATTACCATCGTAACAAGCGACATTAGCCAACGAAAAAAAGCTGAAAAATTACTAGAAAGGTATAATCGTAATTTAGAAAAGCAAGTCCAAAAACGCACGGCTGAATTAGCCAGCATCAATCAACAATTACAGCAAGAAATTACCGAACGCAAGCAAATCGAAAAAGCTTTGCGTCATAGCGAAGAAAAAACAGCAGCTATCATCGATCATGTGGGAGCGTATATTTATGTCAAAGATTTAAACAGCCGCTACATATTTGCTAATCGTTTATACCAGGAAGCATTAGGACTGACTGAAGAAGAAATCATCGGCGCTGATGATTTTCAACTTTTTTCTTTGCAACTAGCTTTATCAGCGCTCAAAACTGATAGAGAAGTGATAGAGAGCGCTAATGTAGTTCGTTCCTACGATTTAGGAGGGGTGAATAATGCTGGGAAGCGTTGTTATTATTTAAATATCAAAGTTCCTTTAAAAACCGAAGAAGGTAATGTTTATGGAATTTGCGGTATTTCCACAGATATTACTGAAATTAAAACAACAGAAGAAGCATTACGACAAAGTGAAAAGCAAATGCAAGCACTTTTGAGTGCAATACCCGACCTGATGTTTCGACAAAAAGTAGATGGCACTTTTTTAGATGTAACGGGAGACGAAAAGGATTTAATTTTACCTGGGAAATCTATTATTGGCAAAAATTTAAGAGATTTACCCATTGCCGAACCAGTAAAAACTAACTTGCTCGCACGTTTCCAAGCCGCAGTAGAAACCGGAAAAATCCAAATCTACGAACACGATTTAGAAAAACCAGATGGCATTCACAGCTACGAAGCACGCATTGTTCAAAGCGGTGTTGATGAAGTCGTTTGTATCGTGCGCGATATCACGGAACGCAAACTAGCACAAATTGCTTTACAAGAAAGTGAAGAACGCTATCGCTCACTAGTAACGGCGATGGCAGAAGGGATCGTTTTACAAGATGCTAGCGGTTCGATCCGCACCTGTAACGCCAGTGCCGAAAAAATTCTCGGCTTATCTTTAAAAGAAATGATGGGGCTAAGTTCTATTAATTCCTATTGGCAAGCAATTCGGGAAGATGGGTCACCTTTTCCAGGGGAAGAACATCCCGCAATGGTAAGCTTGCGAACTGGCAAACCTTGCTCTAATGTAATAATGGGGATTTACAAATCAGATAGCAGTTTAAGATGGATTTCGATTAACTCCCAGCCTTTATTTCGACCGGAAGAAAAGCTTCCTTATGCAGTTGTCACCTCGTTTTCCGATATTACCGATCGCAAACAAGTAGAAGAAGCATTGCGGAACAGCCAAAACTTTTTACAAAAGGTTGCTAATGCAGTACCTCAGATGTTGTACTTGTTTGACATTACGGAAGGAACCGCTCTTTATTTAAACGAACAGAGCAATAAAATTGTCGGTTATTCTTCCGAAGAGATTTGCGGAGCATCTCCAGAATGGTTGATCGAAAAATTTCATCCAGACGATCGGCATTTGTGCTACGAATTACCTACTCGTTTTATTAATATAGACGATCGAGAAATTCTTTCTACCGAATATCGATTCTTGCATAAAAACGGGGAATGGCGTTGGTTAGTAGCGCGAGAAGTCGTATTTGCCAGAGATGCTACCGGAAAACCCACCCAAATTTTAGGAGCGGTAGAGGACGTTAGCGATCGCAAACTAGCCGAAGAAAAACTGCGGCAGCAACAAGAATTTTTACGAATAGTGATCGATAACGATCCCAATACAATTTTTGTCAAAGATCGAGAAGGAAAATTTTTATTAGTTAATAAAGCGGGGGCTAAGTGCTTTTACAATACAACCGTTGAAGAACTAGTAGGAAAACGAGATGCCGACTTCCATGATTCCGCTGAAATAATAGAAAATTTTCTGCAACAAAATCGTTACATCATTGAAACAGGTCAATCGTTATTTATTCCAGAAGAGAAATTTACTAGTATCGCTCGTCAAGAAAAATGGTTTCAGTGGCAAAAAATTCCCCTACGTCCCCCAGGAAAAGATGAAATTTGCGTGCTGGGAATTGGCGTGGATATTACAGATATCAAACAAAAAGAAGAAGAATTACGACAAGCCAAAGAAGCGGCAGAAGCCGCCAACAAAGCAAAAAGCATTTTCCTCGCTAACATGAGTCATGAATTGCGGACACCTCTCAACGCCATCCTGGGTTTTTCTCATCTGATGGCTCGTGCCACTAACCTTTCCAAAGAACAACAGGAAAACCTTAGCATCATCCATCGTTCTGGAGAACATTTGCTCACTATTATTAATCAAGTGCTTGACCTTTCCAAAATAGAAGCCGGACGCATTACTCTTAGCGAGAATAATTTCGACCTTTATCGTTTATTGGATGAACTGGAAATCATGTTCTCTTTGAAAGTCAAAGATAAGAACTTACAGCTGAATTTTGAACGATACCCCGATGTTCCCCAATGCGTTCGGACGGATGAAATCAAACTGCGAGAAGTATTGATCAATTTAATTAGTAACGCGATTAAATTTACTTCTGATGGCAATGTTTACATCCGAACATCTTTAATCGATCGTTCGCCACTAGCAGTTAATCGGGGAAAAGAATCAACAAACAACTTAAGCGAACCAAAAGAAATAGCGATTCAATTTGAAATTATCGATACCGGGATTGGCATCTATCCAGAAGAATTTGAAAAATTATTTAAACCATTCCTGCAAACCATTTCAGGGCAACAAGTACAAGAAGGAACTGGCTTAGGATTAACTATTAGCCGCCAATTTATCCGCTTGATGGGAGGAGAAATCACCGTTTCTAGTCATGGTAAATCATTTAATCCAGAGGCTAATTCATGCGAAATCAATCAGGAACGAATTACTGGCACGACTTTTAAATTTTATATTCAAGCAGGTGTTGCTAGTGATAGCGAAATTAAATATTCTTTCCAAAAGCGCCGCCCGATTGCCTTAGCTTCCCATCAGCCTTCTTATCGAATATTAATCGTTGATGATAGTAACGAAAATCGCCAGCTACTAACAGAACTCCTTACACCTATTGGTTTTGAGTTAAAATCGGCCAATGATGGCTCTCAAGCACTGCAAATCTGGGAAAGCTGGCAACCTGACTTAATATGGATGGATATGAGAATGCCAATCAAGGATGGCTACGAAGCTACTAGAGAAATTAGATCTAAGGAAAAAAATAGAACAGAATCGGAAATGGGAAAAAGCCATCAAACTAAAATAATTGCTTTGACAGCAAGTGCTTTTGAGGAAGAAAAAGCAAGTATATTGGCAGCAGGTTGTGATGACTTTATTAGTAAACCTTTTCGAGAACAAGATATCTTTGAATTTATTGAAAAATATTTAGAAGTTTCCCTAATTTATGAAGAAAAAATTAATTCCGATCGAGAAAGTTTACCCGAAAAAAATTCTTTAAGTCCCAACGATTTGGCGAATTTACCCAAAAACTTTTTGTTGGGTTTGCGTCAGGCGATCGTAGAAGGCGATCTAGAAGAAATTAGCGGTTTTATTGAAGATTTACGTCTGCAAAATGAAGTACTGGCAGACAACATATCAAATTTAGCAAACCAGTATCAATTCGAGCAATTACTAGCGTTAATTCAGGCTGTGGATAGTTTATGAACTTTAATCAAAATTTGCTCTATAAAGATAATGTTTTGGTTGCGATCGCCTGGGAGATAAATTTATATTTACCTAACGAGGAACTGTAATAATTAAAGGTAAAGGAAAAATGATGACTTATTTTCTAAAATCCCGATATTAACTAGATAATGAATTATGAATCAGGAGTGTTTTGTTTTATCAAAAGTGAATATTTTAGTAGTAGACGATACAATAGTCAATCTTACTCTCCTCAGCCAAATTTTGTCTCGTCAAGGGTATAAAGTTAGGGTTGCTCCTAATGGTAACCTGGCTCTTCAATCAGCGCGATCGAACCCTCCCGATTTAATTTTACTTGATATTAAAATGCCGCAAATGAACGGCTATGAAGTTTGTCAACAACTCAAAGAAGATAGACGAACGTGCGATATTCCAATTATTTTTATTAGTGCTTTAGATGAAGCAGTTGATAAGGTAACTGCTTTTAAGATAGGAGCAGTAGATTATATTACTAAACCTTTTGAAGAAATCGAAGTTTTAGCTCGGATTGAAAATCAATTACGCCTGCGTCGATTTCAGATAGAATTGCAAAATCAGAACGCTCAATTGCAACTTTTACTAACGACTACTCAAGCAATTAGTTCGGCAGCCAATGTAGAGGAAGCTCTAGAAGTTATTTTGGCGAATGTTTGTTTAACAATCGGTTGGGATTTCGGCGAAGCTTGGATTCCCAATTCAGAAACGAAATTATTAGAATATAGTCGCGCTTGGTATGGTAATAAGGTTGATTTGCAACAATTTCATAGTGAAAGTTGTAAGTTACGCTTTGCGGTTGGTGAAGGGTTACCCGGGCGAGTTTGGTTTTCTCAACAACTAGAATGGATCGAAGATGTATCCCAAGCAGAAGAAGAAGTGTTTTATCGAGTGCAAAGTGCGACGGAAGCGGGATTAAAAGGTGCTATAGCTATTCCGATCGCGTTCGAGCATCAAGTTCTTGCTGTTTTGCTATTTTTCCAGAAACGGGAAATGATCCCCGACGAACGATCGCTAACGCTGGTAAATGCGATCGCAACTCAATTAGGCTCGATGATTCACCGCAAAAAAATAGAAGCAGACCTGATTCGAGCAAATTTAGAATTAGAACGACTCGCTAACTTAGACGGCTTAACCAAAGTAGCTAATCGTCGTCGTTTCGACACCTACTTATCTCAAGAATGGCAGCGGGGAATTCGAGAAAAACAACCATTATCTTTAATTTTATTCGATGTCGATTATTTTAAAAAATACAACGATTATTACGGACATCAGTGCGGGGATGAATGTTTGCAAAAAATCGCCCTTGCCGCTACTCGTGCAGCCAAACGTTCGGCTGACTTAGTGGCTCGTTATGGCGGTGAAGAATTTGCCATCATTTTACCCAATACTCCTGCTGAAGGTGCTATCCAAGTAGCCCAAGCGATTCGCGAACAAATGAGGCAATTAATGATTCCTCATATTGCCTCAGATGTCAACGAATACGTTAGTCTAAGTTTAGGAGTCTGTAGCGTTGTGCCGATGGGAGATCGTTCGCCAGAAACTCTCATTGCTGCTGCGGACAGGGCACTCTACCAAGCCAAAACTCAGGGGCGCGATCGCATTATCTTTCAAACATCCGATCTGGCAGACTCTCACCTACATAGCACGATCGGCCAAGGAAATTGATTTGCTACAATTCTTGCTTATAAGCACTTTCAATTCCCCATACCCCATGCTTTACAGCCAAAACAATCCGGTTTTCCACCAACAGTAGGGGCGATCTAATGCTCAGTCTTTGCATGATTGTTAAAAATGAAGAGGCATCTTTATCTAATTGCCTCAATAGCGTCAAAGAATTAGTAGATGAAATAATAGTTTTAGACACTGGTTCTACCGACAGAACACCGGAAATAACCAGAAAATTTGGCGGAAAAATTTATAATTATCAATGGTGCGATGATTTCTCGGCAGCCCGCAATGATTCTCTCAAATATGCTCAAGGAGATTGGATTTTAATTTTAGATGCGGATGAAGAACTAACCCCAGAAATCGTACCCCAGATTAAGAAAGCTATCCTCGAACCCCAGTATCTAGCGATTAATTTATTAAGGCAAGATATCGGCTGGGAACAATCACCGTATTCCGTAGTTTCTCGCTTATTTCGCCATCATCCAACCATTAATTTTTCTCGCCCTTATTATGCAATGCTAGATGATAGTATAGTACAGCTTTTACAAAAAGAACCGCAATGGCAAGTAGGATATTTGCCGGATGTAGCTATTTTACATCATGGCTATCAAAAGGAACGGCTCGCCCTGAAAGATAAGCTGCAAGCAGCACGATCGGCAATGGAAAAATACCTGACTAAGCATCCTAATGATTCTTATGGATGGATTAAACTGGGAACTCTGTACGTACAAACAGGTAACACCAATCAAGGTATTGAATTATTAAAAAATAGTTTAAATATTTCGGGAATCAATGAATTTGTTTTGTATGAATTACACTACTATTTGGGAATGGCTTATGAAAATTTACAGCAATTAAATTTGGCTAAATATCATTATCAATTAGCAACTCAAATTCCTCTTTTACCTAAGTTAAAATTAGCTGCTTACAATAATCTTGGTAATATTTTAAAAGCTGCTTGCAAACTTCAAGCAGCTAAAAGCACTTATGAAGCTGCTTTACAAATTGACCCCTATTTCGCTGCTGGTTATTATAACTTGGGGATGACGCTGAAGGCATTAGGAGAAATGGAAAATGCGATCGCAGCTTACCTACAAGCGATCGATTTGAACCCTCACTATGCGGATGCCTATCAAAACTTAGGAGTAGTATTGCTAAAAATTGGCAACGTAGCGGAAGGTCTATCAGCTTTTCAAAAAGCGATCGCACTCCACGAAAAAACTAATCCTTCCGAAGCAAACCGATTACGGCAAGGTTTAAAAGAGATCGGTTTTACCGTCAGCTAATAAATTATTTTCTTCAGCCGATCTCGATCGTGTAGAAATAGCTGTAAAATCTTTATACAACAAATGTTAAACATCAAACTTATCCAAATGCCATATCTCGCAGGCATTTTCATTTTTCCGATCAAATCACTGGATGCCGTAGCAGTAGATCGGGCTACATTTTTAGCCAGCGGTGCTTTACAGCAAGACCGAGAATTTGCGATCGCGGACTCCCAAGGTAAATTTGTCAATGGCAAGCGTAACCCAAAAGTGCATTTATTGCGATCGTCCTGGGATGCAACCACAAAAACCGTTACTCTGCAAATCCAAAATACCGCCGAAAAACAAGTATTTAATTTACCAAAACAAACTAACCAACTAGAAAGCTGGTTGAGTGAATATTTCGGTTTTTCAGTTCAATTAATTCAAAACTCTGTCACCGGTTTTCCAGATGATGCGATCGCATCTGGGCCAACTATTATTAGTATCAGCACCATAGAAACAGTTGCCTCTTGGTTTCCCGGTATTACTATAAATGAAATGCGGTTACGCCTGAGAGCAAATATTGAAATTGGTGGCGTACCAGCATTTTGGGAAGACCGATTATTTAACAATCCAGAACAAATCGTTCAATTCCAAATCGGTGAAGTAACGTTTCACGGTATAAATCCCTGTCAACGCTGTGTAGTTCCCACCAGAAACCCATTAACCGGAGAAAGTTACCCTCATTTTCAAAAAGTCTTTTCTGAAAAACGAAAAGAAACTTTACCATCATGGGTAAATCCATCTTATTTCAATCATTTTTACCGCTTGAGCATCAATACTAAAGTACCCACATCAGAAGTAGGAAAAATTATCAAAATCGGCGATGAAATAAAAATTTTACGATCGTCCTCTCCCTTTATTTAACCTTAATTGTTTAATCATTCTTGGTCATAGTTTAGTCCTTATTCTTCAGATAAATAAAAGAATAGAAACCAGCTTTATTAAATCAACCTGGTTTCTATCTTCACCCATATAGTTAACTAAGTAAATTTGAGGCTTTTATCCTAGCCAAATCAAAAATTAACAACTGATATTCTTCTTACAAAACCCTTAAATTTGCTAACATACTATGGCATAAAACTACTTCTATGAGTATAGTAAACCCGAATCGGTCGATCGATACCTTTAAAGCGATATTCTCCCATATCATCTAAACCCAAACGCATAGAAGGACGCAACAAACTGTAAGTTGTTTCGCTGACCACACACTTACCCACAGGACAAATTGCTTCCATCCGAGAAGCCAAATTAATCGTACCGCCCAACACCGTATAATCAACTCTTTGAGAACTTCCCACGTCTCCTACCACCGCCTTACCACTATTAATCGCAATGCGTAATTGTAGGGGTTCCCTAAGTAGTTTATCGGCATTTAATTTATCCAAGCGATCGAGCATACCTTTCGCAGCATTCAAAGCCCTATCTGCGTGATCTGACTGCGGCTCTGGCGCACCAAAAAATGCCATAATACAATCACCAATAAACTTATCCAAAGTACCGTTCACTGCGAAAACTTCCTGCAACATTTCCTCAAAAAAACTATTCAATAATTCCGCAATTTCTCCCGGCTTCAACCGTTCGGAAAGAGCCGTAAAACCAACAATATCAGCAAACAAAATACTAATTTCGCTTTCTTTAGGAGAGATGCGGCCATTTTCTAAAGTTCCCGCCGTCATCATTTGTTGCACGACAGCCGGAGAGTGATATCGTTCCAATCGATGACGGATTGACTCTTCATTTCTCAATTTTCGCGTTAGCAACCAACGTTGCACGCTGGAAGCCACCAAGTTTCCTAAAGTCGAAAAAAAGCTAATATCTTCCTCGTTCTTTTGAGCAGAATCATCAAAAGAAATATGCCCATCAGCGTAAAGAACTCCCACTACTCTATTTTCATCCCAAAGAGGTACGGCCATTACGCTATGAATGCCTTTATCAATAATGCTTTGTTCGTTATCAAATCGCGAATCTCTTTGAGCATCAGCCGTTTGAATTGCCACTCTTTCTGCAAAAACCTTTTGGCAAATGCTGCGACTAACCCAATTCCCATCTAACACGAAATGATCGTTTTCATACGCATCTCTGGCAGCACCGTTTAAAAATTCCAACTTGCCAAAACCATCTACATCAATTAATAAAGCCAACCGCTCAATACTATTAAGATAACGAAAAACAACTGTTTGAGCAGCTTTAAAAATTGCTTCTATAGATTCGGCTGAATTCAAACCTTTAGCGATATCTAATAAGTCTTTTAAACGCGCGATCGCAATTTCTTGCCGATTTGCATCATCCCCTTGATTATCCGCTTGTATCCACTGCTTTTGCAAATCTTGTACGTTACGAAAAATCGTAACTCCTACCACTTGGGTTTCCATATCACCTTTTTGGAAATCCGATTTATCATCCCCAAGCATTACACTTAAATAAATACTCCCTAATTGAATCACATCACCGTGATTAACCATCTGAGGAGAGGTAATAAAATTACCATTTAATACCGTACCGTTTTTACTACCCAGATCCTCCAGAAACCAAACTCCTTCAGGCGTTTTAAAAATGCGAGCATGATGGCGAGAAATGCCAAAATAAGGCAATGATAAATCGCACTCCAACGCCCTACCTAGTATAAACTGATCC from Leptolyngbyaceae cyanobacterium harbors:
- a CDS encoding GlsB/YeaQ/YmgE family stress response membrane protein: MGILAWLLLGLIAGAIAKAIYPGHQGGGIFATIGLGILGALVGGWLGNLFLGTAGGATAGALTIPSIAFAIIGAMVLIFLWGLLTRQSA
- a CDS encoding PAS domain S-box protein, translated to MLINYLSRASGKILKKLPLQTIIIIAFVLQICVTVSLVGYLSFYNGKQAVNDVTHQLRSEITARIQAEFRNFLQIANLLNKINLKAMESGVLKPENQGFLEQYFLSQIKEIPEINRIAFANQKGEVVAVARDKSGQLLIQVANQQTEGNYQIYGVDKQGNRTTLIKSIPKYDVRTRPWYKAAVKAGKATWTDIHYSVSQETLGITATQPVYDRTGKFLGVLGTQFTNLSQISKFLQNVKVGINGQTFIIERTGLLVGSSTNEQLWKNTDDRALGQRQTAFNKNNPLMVAIGDNLRKKFGSLARIDSNQKLDFTYEGKRIFVQIAPLKELRGIDWLLVVVVRESDFMARIDANTQKTVLLCILATFVSTFIGIKLAAWVTKPIHQLNAAARGIAIGEWDKTVEIERFDEVGQLAKSFNQMAGQLKILFAQMQELNEALFASERRLEQFLVALPVGVAVIEKNGTISYANQMAKDLFNDRNILHTTPENRANIYQLYLGGSDRLYPSDRLPSVRALNGETVIVDDVEIHRDGRVICLEMRTIPVFDPQGNVAYAIAAFHDITDRKQAEAQRQQAEKALIESEKRYANLANAAPVGIFRTDIEGCCLYGNDRSFEMIGLERSESMGQGWTKSLHPDDRDRALAAWFDLVRKGIPFNCEYRFVRSDYTTIWVFGQAIPEKDANGNIIGYIGTITDITDRKLVETALKTSRSRLKDVLENAAVLIISLRLYEDMTWEYEYISPRSEAILGFRPEEFLANPNLWSERLKPEDFAYKMMPLERMLTENYLEFEYRFRHKNGKIIWLNETLIRRKSPDGNYWLITIVTSDISQRKKAEKLLERYNRNLEKQVQKRTAELASINQQLQQEITERKQIEKALRHSEEKTAAIIDHVGAYIYVKDLNSRYIFANRLYQEALGLTEEEIIGADDFQLFSLQLALSALKTDREVIESANVVRSYDLGGVNNAGKRCYYLNIKVPLKTEEGNVYGICGISTDITEIKTTEEALRQSEKQMQALLSAIPDLMFRQKVDGTFLDVTGDEKDLILPGKSIIGKNLRDLPIAEPVKTNLLARFQAAVETGKIQIYEHDLEKPDGIHSYEARIVQSGVDEVVCIVRDITERKLAQIALQESEERYRSLVTAMAEGIVLQDASGSIRTCNASAEKILGLSLKEMMGLSSINSYWQAIREDGSPFPGEEHPAMVSLRTGKPCSNVIMGIYKSDSSLRWISINSQPLFRPEEKLPYAVVTSFSDITDRKQVEEALRNSQNFLQKVANAVPQMLYLFDITEGTALYLNEQSNKIVGYSSEEICGASPEWLIEKFHPDDRHLCYELPTRFINIDDREILSTEYRFLHKNGEWRWLVAREVVFARDATGKPTQILGAVEDVSDRKLAEEKLRQQQEFLRIVIDNDPNTIFVKDREGKFLLVNKAGAKCFYNTTVEELVGKRDADFHDSAEIIENFLQQNRYIIETGQSLFIPEEKFTSIARQEKWFQWQKIPLRPPGKDEICVLGIGVDITDIKQKEEELRQAKEAAEAANKAKSIFLANMSHELRTPLNAILGFSHLMARATNLSKEQQENLSIIHRSGEHLLTIINQVLDLSKIEAGRITLSENNFDLYRLLDELEIMFSLKVKDKNLQLNFERYPDVPQCVRTDEIKLREVLINLISNAIKFTSDGNVYIRTSLIDRSPLAVNRGKESTNNLSEPKEIAIQFEIIDTGIGIYPEEFEKLFKPFLQTISGQQVQEGTGLGLTISRQFIRLMGGEITVSSHGKSFNPEANSCEINQERITGTTFKFYIQAGVASDSEIKYSFQKRRPIALASHQPSYRILIVDDSNENRQLLTELLTPIGFELKSANDGSQALQIWESWQPDLIWMDMRMPIKDGYEATREIRSKEKNRTESEMGKSHQTKIIALTASAFEEEKASILAAGCDDFISKPFREQDIFEFIEKYLEVSLIYEEKINSDRESLPEKNSLSPNDLANLPKNFLLGLRQAIVEGDLEEISGFIEDLRLQNEVLADNISNLANQYQFEQLLALIQAVDSL